The Yoonia sp. SS1-5 genome contains a region encoding:
- a CDS encoding K+/H+ antiporter subunit F, with amino-acid sequence MSFANAFMDWALIIAFGVVALSQIMSMIRLVIGPDTGDRILALDTMVINAIGLIILLGVAQGTRIYFEASMIIAMLGFVSTVAYARFVLRGDIIE; translated from the coding sequence ATGAGCTTTGCAAATGCATTCATGGATTGGGCTTTGATCATTGCCTTCGGCGTCGTCGCATTGTCGCAAATCATGTCCATGATCCGGCTTGTTATCGGGCCGGATACCGGCGACCGGATACTGGCGCTGGATACGATGGTTATCAACGCAATCGGGCTGATCATCCTGCTAGGTGTCGCCCAGGGCACCCGGATCTATTTCGAAGCGTCGATGATCATTGCCATGCTCGGCTTTGTGTCGACAGTCGCCTATGCCCGGTTCGTCTTGCGGGGGGATATCATCGAATGA
- a CDS encoding tryptophan 2,3-dioxygenase family protein, which translates to MTDAYDPAREGAKMSFAEDMSYGDYLSLDPILGAQNCQSDAHDEMLFIIQHQTSELWMRLALHELSTARDLLAAGQLSAVFKMLTRVSRIFDQLNNAWDVLRTMTPSEYTAFRDDLGASSGFQSHQYRLIEFILGNRNTAMLKVHEHRPELHHMLQQELGTPSLYHVVLRRLASQLGLSFPDDTFRMDQPHAASDLVMDAWAQIYQAPHDNWQFYELAEKLVDLEDYFRRWRFNHVTTVERIIGFKEGTGGTSGVKYLRRMLEVELFPELWNVRGRL; encoded by the coding sequence ATGACTGACGCCTATGATCCAGCCCGCGAGGGCGCGAAAATGTCCTTTGCCGAGGATATGAGCTATGGCGACTACCTGTCGCTTGACCCCATTCTCGGCGCGCAGAATTGCCAGTCAGATGCGCATGACGAGATGCTGTTCATCATTCAGCATCAAACCTCTGAACTATGGATGCGGCTGGCATTGCACGAATTGTCGACCGCACGCGATCTGCTGGCCGCGGGCCAGCTATCCGCGGTCTTCAAGATGCTGACCCGGGTTTCGCGCATCTTTGATCAGTTGAACAATGCCTGGGACGTGCTGCGCACGATGACCCCCAGCGAATACACCGCCTTTCGAGATGATCTGGGCGCGTCATCGGGGTTTCAGTCTCATCAGTACCGGTTGATCGAATTCATTCTGGGGAACCGGAATACGGCAATGCTGAAGGTCCACGAACACCGGCCAGAGCTGCATCATATGTTGCAGCAGGAATTGGGGACACCGTCGCTATATCATGTCGTGCTGCGCCGGCTTGCATCCCAGCTGGGCCTGTCCTTTCCGGATGACACGTTCCGGATGGATCAGCCGCATGCGGCCTCCGACCTGGTGATGGATGCATGGGCGCAGATTTACCAGGCACCACATGACAATTGGCAATTCTACGAGCTTGCCGAAAAGCTGGTCGATCTTGAGGATTATTTCCGGCGTTGGCGGTTCAATCATGTGACCACCGTTGAACGGATCATTGGTTTCAAGGAAGGAACCGGCGGCACATCGGGCGTGAAGTATCTGCGCCGGATGCTCGAGGTCGAACTTTTTCCAGAGCTTTGGAACGTACGGGGGCGCTTGTGA
- a CDS encoding Na+/H+ antiporter subunit G — protein sequence MTFTLIGTIATAVFLLIGASFTLVAAIGLLKLNDGMTRLHAPTKAGTVGVGALLLASMTHSHTLGEGSMHELLIMAFLFVTAPISANFIAKVNIHRRSCQTPPSPPRDDMWSTLDVPEADREFVEAEQ from the coding sequence ATGACCTTTACGCTGATTGGGACAATCGCAACGGCTGTCTTTTTGCTGATCGGGGCAAGTTTCACGCTGGTGGCAGCCATTGGTCTGCTGAAACTGAATGACGGGATGACCCGCCTGCATGCCCCGACCAAGGCAGGCACTGTTGGGGTCGGGGCCTTGTTGCTGGCCTCGATGACGCATTCCCATACGCTGGGCGAGGGATCCATGCATGAGTTGCTGATCATGGCGTTCTTGTTTGTCACCGCGCCAATCTCGGCCAATTTCATTGCCAAGGTGAATATCCACCGCCGGTCCTGTCAGACCCCGCCATCGCCGCCCCGCGATGACATGTGGTCCACACTTGACGTCCCCGAAGCTGATCGAGAGTTTGTCGAGGCTGAACAATAA
- the kynU gene encoding kynureninase, with the protein MDNAKRELPIKDQFILPDGMIYLDGNSLGPLPKAVEATLQTCVRDQWGQHLIKGWNLDDWMGQPMRVGNLVGRLIGAPEGSVVMGDTLSVKVYQALASALKMRPDRKVILSDSGNFPSDLYMAQGLIAQLAQGHELKIVAPEAVSAAITEDVAAVMITQVDYRTGRIHDMNAITAAAHAAGAVMIWDLAHSAGAIPVDIAASGAEFAVGCTYKYLNGGPGAPAFIYARPDIVADLSTALSGWLGHDAPFAFEASYRPAADIERMRVGTPPVLQLAALEAAMTVWGEVDMHDLRAASIALSELFIAEVEARCPALELASPRDSAQRGSQVSFRFAHGYAAIQALIAQDVIGDFRAPDIMRFGFTPLYLDSDDVRRAVDILQNVLDARLWDNPAFQAVSRVT; encoded by the coding sequence ATGGATAATGCCAAACGGGAATTGCCGATCAAGGATCAGTTCATCCTGCCCGATGGCATGATCTATCTCGACGGCAACTCGCTTGGCCCGTTGCCAAAAGCTGTCGAGGCCACATTGCAGACTTGCGTCCGGGATCAGTGGGGCCAGCATCTGATCAAAGGGTGGAACCTTGATGACTGGATGGGGCAGCCGATGCGCGTCGGCAATCTTGTCGGCCGGCTGATCGGTGCGCCGGAAGGGTCCGTCGTCATGGGCGACACCCTGTCGGTCAAGGTCTATCAGGCGCTGGCATCCGCGTTGAAGATGCGGCCAGACCGCAAGGTCATTCTGTCCGACAGCGGCAATTTCCCATCCGATCTTTATATGGCGCAAGGCCTGATCGCACAGTTGGCGCAGGGTCACGAACTAAAGATCGTCGCGCCCGAGGCCGTGTCAGCCGCGATCACAGAAGATGTCGCCGCCGTCATGATCACGCAGGTCGATTATCGGACGGGCCGGATTCACGACATGAATGCGATCACTGCAGCGGCGCATGCGGCTGGGGCGGTGATGATCTGGGATCTGGCCCATAGCGCGGGTGCCATTCCCGTTGATATTGCCGCCAGCGGCGCAGAATTCGCAGTGGGCTGCACGTATAAATACCTCAACGGTGGGCCGGGCGCGCCGGCCTTCATCTATGCCCGTCCCGACATTGTCGCCGATCTTTCGACCGCGCTCAGCGGGTGGTTGGGCCATGACGCGCCATTTGCGTTTGAGGCATCTTACAGACCCGCCGCAGATATCGAACGGATGCGCGTCGGCACCCCACCGGTTCTGCAACTTGCAGCACTTGAGGCCGCGATGACGGTTTGGGGGGAGGTGGACATGCACGACCTGCGCGCCGCCAGCATCGCGTTGTCAGAACTGTTTATCGCCGAGGTCGAGGCACGCTGCCCGGCCCTTGAACTCGCCAGCCCGCGGGACTCTGCGCAACGCGGCAGTCAGGTCTCGTTCCGGTTTGCGCATGGCTACGCGGCGATCCAGGCTTTGATTGCCCAGGATGTGATAGGGGATTTCCGGGCGCCCGATATCATGCGGTTCGGGTTCACGCCGCTCTACCTTGATAGCGACGACGTGCGCAGGGCCGTTGATATCCTGCAAAATGTGCTGGACGCCCGGCTTTGGGACAATCCAGCATTTCAGGCAGTCAGCCGGGTCACCTAG